DNA sequence from the Cohnella herbarum genome:
ATTGGTATAACTTCTCTCCGTTGTTCTTCTCGAATAACGCTTACCCCGGCATCTGGGTGAAGGATCAAGACGGTAATGCCGCTTATGGATCAATCCTGCCTGAAACGAAGACGGCTCTTGCCATGATGAGAGACTGGTACGCCAAAGGCATTCTGGACAAAGAGCTCGGAGTTCGGAAAAGCACGGGCGAAGTCGTTGCGAGCGGACAATCGGGTATTTTCTTCGGACCATGGTGGTCTGCCTACAACAACATCCCGGATAATATCAAGAACGATCCGAAGGCCAACTGGAGACCTTATGCCGCGCCGCTTGACGCAGCGGGGAAATTCAATTCCAACCAGGCGACCGGAAGCTCCTTCGTCGTCGTAAGCAAGAAGGCTAAACATCCCGAAGCGGTGATCAAGATGACGACGCTTCACAAATGGGGCAAGGACGAGGATTACAAAAAATTGACCGAAGGCAAGCAAATCGGTTCCAACGAGACTCCTTTGTTCCTCATTCTGGGCGCGGGCGACCAACTGGAGTACGCCGTAAATTCCCTGCGCAAATATTTAGCCGGAGAGATCAAGCTGGACGATGTCGACATTATCAATTACGGATGGGCCCATGAAATGGCGTCCCACGCCTTGAAAGTCAAAAAAGAACCGATGGACGACTACGATATCCAATATTTCGATCAAACGACGGACGCCGGGTTCTTCACTCATATCTATGCGCATCTGAACGGCGGCTCGACGTTCGTCGATGCGGATATCAATTGGGTACGAAGCATTGCCACCGCACAGACGAAAACGATGGAAACGAGATGGACCAACCTGAAAAAGCTGGAAGACGAAACCTTCTTCAAGATCATTATGGGTACCGCGGAATTGGATTCTTTCGATACGTTCGTGAAGGAATGGAAGGACCAAGGCGGAGACAAAATCACGGAAGAAGTTAATGCTTTGAAATAAGCTAACGGATCAAGGCGGGTACTTGCTACTCGTCTTGATCTTCTAAATAAGGGGAAATGGAAGAATGCTCAACAAAAGCTTTGCCAAACATTATTGCTTGATGCTTCTGCCCGGGCTGATCTGGTTGTTCTTCTTCAACCTATTCCCCATGTACGGAATACTGACGGCGTTTAAGGATTTTAATCCCGGAATAGGAATCTTGAAGTCTCCTTGGATCGGATGGGAAAACTTTCAGTACATGTTCGAGTTGAACGACAGCAAAATCATTTTCCGAAATACGGTCGCGATCGCGTTCGCGAAGATGGTAGGCAATCTGATCGTCCCTCTCGTGTTCGCTCTCATGCTGAACGAAGTCAAAAACAGAATGTTTTCCAGAACGGTCCAGACAGCCGTATACCTTCCCCATTTCTTGTCATGGGTCATCGTAGCGGGGATGATGTTGGACATCTTTTCTTATTCCGGTCCCGTGAATCAAGTGTTGTCGGGGATGGGCTTCGAACGGATTTTGTTTTTCGCGGATGCGCAAATGTTCCCGTTCCTAGTGGTCGGTAGCGATATATGGAAGGAATTCGGCTTTAACGCGATCATCTTCTTCGCGGCTCTAACGTCCATTAATCCCGAAATGTACGAGGCAGCGGCCATTGACGGAGCTTCCCAATGGAAACGGCTGACGAGAATTACTATTCCGAGCATTATGCCGGTGACCGTGCTTCTTGCGACTTTAAGCTTGGGCAATATTCTGAACGCGGGCTTCGATCAAATCTTCAACTTATATAGTCCGATGGTGTATTCGACCGGCGACATCATCGATACTTGGGTGTACAGGGCTGGGCTCATCGATATGCAGTATGGGCTGGCTACGGCGGTGGGACTGTTAAAATCGGTTGTCGGACTGTGCTTGATTACGGTTTCGTACAGCTTGGCTTACCGGTTTGCGAATTACAGAATCTTTTAGATAAGGATGAAGATTTATGATTTCCGAACGTTCCGCCTTTACTAGACTGTTTAACGGTATAAATCTCATTCTGCTCGTGGCGATCATGCTCTTATGCCTGTTGCCGGTGTGGTATACGTTGTCTATTTCCTTAAGCGATAAGGCTGCGGCGTCGGCAGGACAAGTGTTCTTGTGGCCCAAAGGTTTAACGTTTGGCTCCTATAATAAGATCATCCACGATGACCAGTTTTTCACGTCGTTCTTTATTTCCGTACAACGAGTCGTGTATGGAGCCGGAATATCCTTTATCGTGGTTCTGTTAATGGCCTATCCGCTCTCGAAAACGTCTAAAGAATTCAAGCCTAGAAACGTGATTATGTGGACGCTTGTTTTCGCTATGTTATTCAATGGCGGACTCGTCCCCTGGTATTTAACCATGAAGTCTCTCGGCTTGATCAACAGTATTTGGGGATTAGTGCTCGGCGGCGGACTGCCCGTATTCAACGTTATCCTCGTGATGAACTATTTTCGCAATATGCCAAAAGAGCTGGAAGAATCCGCGCTCATGGACGGCGCCGGTCCTTGGCGGATTTTATTTTCCATCTGTTTGCCTTTGGCCATGCCGGTAATGGCTACCATTCTGGTGTTTACGATCGTTTACCATTGGAACGAGTTTTTCCAGGCGCTTGTGTTAATGAATAAATCCGAAAAATATCCGTTGCAATCCTACATCCGCCAGGTCGCCGT
Encoded proteins:
- a CDS encoding extracellular solute-binding protein is translated as MKRSALLILAAILVAVSLTACAGKNGNSGNNAQSSSSSPSNESSAQSSSENSATPEEVIDPFAKFAEPTEISIGRSIDPNYKFEGSDTSEDNIYTRWLKDKFNIVVKHSWEAAAGTDYQQKVSLAISSNDLPDAMVVNETQLRQMVKAGQLADLNEVYEKYASPELKAVYDTNPGLLDSVTFDGKLYALPETTLPSAALTWIRKDWLDQLGLQPPKSLQDLETIAKAFIDNKMGGEKTIGIVGTQQGGTLYSTFLNSTDHWYNFSPLFFSNNAYPGIWVKDQDGNAAYGSILPETKTALAMMRDWYAKGILDKELGVRKSTGEVVASGQSGIFFGPWWSAYNNIPDNIKNDPKANWRPYAAPLDAAGKFNSNQATGSSFVVVSKKAKHPEAVIKMTTLHKWGKDEDYKKLTEGKQIGSNETPLFLILGAGDQLEYAVNSLRKYLAGEIKLDDVDIINYGWAHEMASHALKVKKEPMDDYDIQYFDQTTDAGFFTHIYAHLNGGSTFVDADINWVRSIATAQTKTMETRWTNLKKLEDETFFKIIMGTAELDSFDTFVKEWKDQGGDKITEEVNALK
- a CDS encoding ABC transporter permease codes for the protein MLNKSFAKHYCLMLLPGLIWLFFFNLFPMYGILTAFKDFNPGIGILKSPWIGWENFQYMFELNDSKIIFRNTVAIAFAKMVGNLIVPLVFALMLNEVKNRMFSRTVQTAVYLPHFLSWVIVAGMMLDIFSYSGPVNQVLSGMGFERILFFADAQMFPFLVVGSDIWKEFGFNAIIFFAALTSINPEMYEAAAIDGASQWKRLTRITIPSIMPVTVLLATLSLGNILNAGFDQIFNLYSPMVYSTGDIIDTWVYRAGLIDMQYGLATAVGLLKSVVGLCLITVSYSLAYRFANYRIF
- a CDS encoding carbohydrate ABC transporter permease; its protein translation is MISERSAFTRLFNGINLILLVAIMLLCLLPVWYTLSISLSDKAAASAGQVFLWPKGLTFGSYNKIIHDDQFFTSFFISVQRVVYGAGISFIVVLLMAYPLSKTSKEFKPRNVIMWTLVFAMLFNGGLVPWYLTMKSLGLINSIWGLVLGGGLPVFNVILVMNYFRNMPKELEESALMDGAGPWRILFSICLPLAMPVMATILVFTIVYHWNEFFQALVLMNKSEKYPLQSYIRQVAVIIDPTKMDEETVKNMSGLSNQTLNAAKIFISMLPLLIVYPFLQKYFVKGITLGSVKG